In Acaryochloris marina S15, a single genomic region encodes these proteins:
- a CDS encoding SWIM zinc finger family protein, with amino-acid sequence MEFNYNYKRNSQVSGQGDQAQMSFSPDLTREPTYFRGQLQQNIAFREAISALHDVVVSDLRFQPQDKTAYKAWAAQRDDIDWQRVAAQRQEVTEKLEAFQAELTDLHRRSSNRLAPFYQARQQYFNYLYRKDYDAWFVLDPVITVHPDEVFFECFSQDESSYGRLGASYNVFDQVNDFACGTTNVDYSATLYDEFQKIRSYRQTLLEVDPSGFEVETTGTAAYKEVKIDLPDTWVRGFLQVSSAMALPAIQFDLHPMDIYNLCFALRRRREKHGPRSLRYHLTPGEPIRMVLEPWDQEIVCARSIYQGHKPEMVRVWGRRRLMILERLIPVARKFTVHLLGTGLPSFYVADLNDMSFTLGLSGWTANDWSRAGNFDLMAPRAQVDDWTKRQVFEALKQNWVESPADLARRLGLDQSVVLGALSAYTQAGRAIYDLNKQVYRVRELSRDPLPMDKLRFSNEREAQATRFLDQNAVRVSQSSVDGKGTLLLQGTVQHGDKTLQPIVAIDRDERMVHGECTCNWHQQNKLFKGPCEHILALRMQHSRAVS; translated from the coding sequence ATGGAGTTTAACTACAACTACAAACGGAATAGCCAGGTATCGGGACAAGGCGACCAAGCCCAAATGTCCTTCTCCCCAGACTTGACCCGCGAACCGACCTATTTTCGAGGACAGTTGCAGCAAAATATTGCTTTTCGCGAAGCCATCAGCGCCCTCCATGATGTAGTGGTTTCTGACTTGCGATTTCAGCCTCAAGATAAAACGGCTTATAAAGCCTGGGCGGCTCAGCGGGATGATATTGATTGGCAACGGGTGGCTGCTCAACGTCAAGAGGTCACCGAAAAACTCGAAGCCTTTCAAGCTGAACTCACAGACCTGCATCGCCGTAGTTCAAATCGGTTAGCTCCGTTTTATCAGGCTAGACAACAGTATTTTAACTATCTCTATCGCAAAGATTATGATGCCTGGTTTGTCCTCGACCCAGTGATTACGGTTCATCCGGATGAGGTTTTCTTTGAGTGTTTTAGCCAGGATGAGTCCAGTTATGGCCGCTTGGGTGCCAGCTATAACGTTTTTGATCAGGTCAATGACTTTGCCTGTGGCACCACCAATGTCGACTACTCAGCAACCCTGTACGACGAATTTCAAAAAATTCGCAGCTACCGGCAAACCCTTTTAGAAGTCGATCCCTCTGGCTTTGAGGTGGAAACGACGGGAACGGCTGCCTACAAAGAAGTCAAAATTGATTTGCCCGACACTTGGGTGCGAGGCTTTTTACAAGTCAGTTCGGCCATGGCCCTGCCAGCCATCCAATTCGACCTGCATCCGATGGATATTTACAACCTCTGCTTTGCCCTCCGCCGACGCCGGGAAAAGCATGGCCCTCGCAGCCTCCGCTATCACCTCACTCCTGGAGAACCGATTCGGATGGTTCTAGAACCCTGGGACCAAGAAATTGTTTGTGCCCGCTCTATTTATCAGGGGCATAAACCAGAAATGGTACGAGTTTGGGGACGACGACGATTAATGATTTTAGAACGTCTGATTCCAGTCGCCCGTAAGTTTACGGTGCATTTGTTGGGTACAGGACTGCCCTCGTTCTACGTGGCAGACCTCAACGATATGTCCTTTACGTTAGGTCTATCGGGATGGACCGCCAATGATTGGTCACGAGCAGGAAATTTTGACCTAATGGCCCCCCGTGCCCAGGTGGATGATTGGACAAAGCGCCAGGTATTTGAAGCCTTGAAACAGAATTGGGTGGAGTCGCCGGCTGATCTGGCTAGGCGTTTAGGGCTGGATCAGTCCGTGGTGTTAGGGGCACTGAGTGCCTATACCCAAGCAGGACGAGCCATTTATGATCTCAACAAGCAGGTCTACCGAGTGCGAGAACTCTCCCGCGATCCGCTCCCCATGGATAAGCTGCGCTTTAGCAATGAACGGGAAGCCCAAGCCACGCGATTCTTGGATCAAAATGCGGTGCGGGTTAGTCAGTCTTCGGTGGATGGGAAGGGTACCCTGCTGTTACAAGGCACGGTTCAGCATGGGGATAAGACATTGCAGCCGATTGTGGCCATTGATCGGGATGAGCGAATGGTTCACGGCGAATGTACTTGCAATTGGCATCAGCAAAATAAGCTCTTCAAAGGCCCCTGCGAGCATATTCTGGCTCTACGGATGCAGCATAGTCGGGCAGTTTCGTAG
- a CDS encoding response regulator transcription factor, with amino-acid sequence MAKILVIEDEELVRANIAELLDAEEHDVVTAENGFLGALWAQEHLPELIICDVMMPELNGYEVLETLSENSDTAMIPFIFLTAMADKTEIRQGMTSGADDYLTKPFSRAELLEAVNTRLAKREIVQSKYKRERERAEDLQERISKIQENTEGKDNVIEQLQQDLEKSIPKLNLAIQMLSKLEPGARRDCCLQILKEACNDEISLLNQIPDVENVLTPEGSALYQELEVVESTI; translated from the coding sequence ATGGCTAAGATCTTAGTAATCGAAGACGAAGAGTTGGTGAGAGCCAATATCGCTGAGCTTCTGGATGCTGAAGAGCATGACGTAGTAACTGCCGAAAATGGTTTTTTAGGGGCACTTTGGGCTCAGGAGCATCTACCGGAACTGATCATTTGTGATGTGATGATGCCGGAACTCAACGGCTATGAAGTGCTAGAAACCCTGAGTGAAAACTCAGATACAGCCATGATTCCCTTTATTTTCTTGACGGCAATGGCCGATAAGACAGAGATTCGCCAAGGGATGACCTCTGGCGCAGATGATTATCTTACGAAGCCCTTTTCCAGAGCTGAACTATTGGAAGCAGTCAATACACGTTTGGCTAAGCGAGAAATCGTTCAAAGTAAATATAAGCGTGAACGGGAACGGGCAGAAGATTTACAGGAAAGAATTTCTAAGATCCAGGAGAATACGGAAGGCAAAGATAATGTGATTGAGCAATTGCAACAAGACTTAGAAAAGTCTATCCCTAAGCTTAATCTTGCGATTCAGATGCTTTCAAAATTAGAACCTGGCGCTCGCCGAGATTGTTGTCTACAAATTCTCAAAGAAGCCTGTAACGATGAAATCTCGCTGTTAAATCAAATTCCTGATGTTGAGAATGTATTGACACCGGAGGGGTCAGCCCTTTATCAAGAGTTGGAAGTGGTCGAGTCGACGATTTAA
- a CDS encoding ATP-binding protein, producing the protein MVLTSSSTKVQHFLVVEDEQGKRTIPLMDSTCSIGRDLSNSIAIHSPSASRQHALLMRVTMPDTDSHMFRLIDGNLQGKRSKNGLSVNGQACTSHDLKHGDEVIFGHDVRARYYMTNNIADVHYLESCSSEDVTGFLSNLHNPMQTLTTADEMLTSSNEAAIVRLASFPELFSNPIIEINLTGRITYLNPAAQAQFPNLREEQAEHPILTGLVALICNDNEKFFVREVIIGDQVFEQSVHFIAESDLIRSYIVDITERKRTEAALQDSERRFRAIFNQTFQFSGLLKPDGTLLEANQTALDFGGLQLEDVIKRPVWLARWWTTTTDTQRRLKAAVLEAARGQFIRYEVEVLGARDIVATIDFSLKPVRDELGEVVLLIFEGRDISDRKQVEAALQQAHSELEVRVHQRTAELKQSNEQLRSEIVERERAEAALQSSVATNRALINAMPDWMFRFSADGIFVNYKDSPNTTLPLPTEEFLGKPLDQVFPQETATSFMDCIKNALESHEMQLFEYQLDHDANPLMFEARIAVSAENEVMAVIRDITERKLYEEDIRTALNKERELNELKSRFVAMTSHEFRTPLATILSSAELLEHYGHKWDDTRKLKHLHQIQQSVDHMTGLLNDVLLLGKAESGNLAFKPIPMPLTEFCTGLSEELQITTNTHEIVCSFQDQPAETRMDEKLLRHIFTNLLSNAIKYSPQGGTVDFDLVFENDYAIFKVQDHGLGIPQSECDRVFNSFNRASNVGNISGTGLGLAIVKRSVDLHGGEISLTSQEKVGTTFTVRLPINQRVEQDG; encoded by the coding sequence ATGGTTTTGACAAGTTCTTCTACAAAGGTTCAGCACTTTTTAGTGGTTGAAGATGAACAGGGAAAGCGAACGATTCCCTTAATGGATTCAACTTGTTCGATCGGTCGAGATCTTAGTAATTCCATTGCCATTCATTCCCCATCGGCCTCTCGGCAACATGCCCTGCTGATGCGGGTGACTATGCCAGATACAGACAGCCATATGTTTCGCTTGATTGATGGCAATCTCCAGGGCAAACGCAGCAAGAATGGTCTGAGTGTAAATGGACAAGCCTGTACGTCCCATGATTTGAAGCATGGGGATGAAGTCATTTTTGGCCATGATGTGCGGGCCAGATATTACATGACCAATAACATTGCAGATGTCCACTATTTAGAATCTTGCTCCTCTGAAGACGTGACAGGCTTTCTGTCCAATCTTCATAATCCGATGCAAACGCTGACGACAGCGGATGAGATGCTAACTAGTTCCAACGAAGCAGCCATTGTCCGTTTAGCATCTTTTCCTGAACTCTTCTCAAACCCCATTATTGAGATCAATCTGACGGGCCGAATCACCTACTTGAATCCGGCTGCTCAGGCCCAATTCCCTAATCTACGAGAGGAACAAGCTGAGCACCCCATATTGACAGGGCTGGTTGCCTTGATTTGCAATGACAACGAAAAATTTTTCGTGCGGGAAGTCATCATTGGCGATCAAGTCTTTGAACAATCGGTTCACTTCATTGCGGAAAGCGATTTAATTCGGAGCTATATCGTTGACATTACAGAGCGGAAACGCACTGAAGCAGCCCTTCAGGATAGTGAGCGGCGGTTCCGAGCCATTTTTAATCAAACCTTTCAGTTCTCTGGACTGCTCAAGCCCGATGGCACCTTGCTAGAAGCGAATCAAACGGCCTTAGATTTTGGTGGTCTTCAATTGGAAGACGTGATTAAACGTCCAGTGTGGCTAGCTCGATGGTGGACAACCACCACAGACACCCAACGAAGACTGAAAGCAGCGGTCTTGGAAGCTGCTCGGGGCCAATTTATCCGTTATGAAGTGGAGGTATTAGGGGCAAGAGATATTGTTGCCACCATTGACTTTTCCTTGAAGCCTGTTCGTGATGAACTTGGTGAGGTCGTATTACTTATTTTTGAAGGTCGTGATATTAGCGATCGTAAACAGGTGGAAGCAGCTTTACAGCAAGCGCATAGCGAATTGGAGGTACGCGTGCATCAGCGAACTGCAGAACTCAAACAAAGCAATGAACAATTGCGCAGCGAAATTGTTGAACGCGAACGGGCCGAAGCAGCTTTGCAATCTAGTGTGGCGACCAATCGGGCCTTGATTAATGCGATGCCCGACTGGATGTTCCGATTTAGTGCAGACGGCATTTTTGTCAACTATAAGGATTCTCCTAACACAACCCTGCCTCTACCGACGGAAGAATTCTTAGGGAAACCTCTGGACCAGGTTTTCCCTCAAGAGACAGCAACGTCCTTTATGGACTGCATCAAAAATGCCTTAGAGAGTCACGAGATGCAGCTGTTTGAATATCAGCTCGACCATGATGCCAATCCTCTTATGTTTGAGGCTCGGATTGCGGTGAGTGCTGAGAATGAAGTGATGGCCGTCATTCGTGACATCACTGAGCGAAAACTCTATGAGGAAGATATTCGCACTGCCCTCAACAAAGAGCGAGAACTCAACGAACTGAAATCTCGATTTGTGGCCATGACATCCCATGAATTTAGAACGCCCTTAGCAACGATTCTGTCCTCTGCAGAATTGCTAGAGCACTACGGCCATAAATGGGATGACACTCGTAAGCTCAAGCATTTGCATCAAATCCAGCAGTCTGTTGACCATATGACGGGCTTGCTAAATGATGTGCTCTTGCTGGGGAAAGCAGAATCTGGCAACCTGGCCTTTAAGCCGATTCCAATGCCGCTCACGGAGTTTTGTACGGGGCTGTCGGAGGAGCTGCAAATTACCACCAATACCCATGAGATTGTTTGCAGTTTTCAAGATCAACCGGCAGAGACTCGAATGGATGAGAAATTGCTGCGGCATATTTTCACCAATTTACTTTCCAATGCGATCAAATACTCTCCTCAGGGGGGAACAGTAGATTTTGATTTGGTATTTGAAAATGATTACGCCATTTTCAAGGTTCAAGATCATGGCTTAGGTATTCCGCAATCGGAATGCGATCGCGTTTTTAATTCCTTTAATCGAGCCAGCAATGTTGGCAATATTTCGGGGACAGGATTAGGTTTGGCCATCGTCAAACGTTCCGTTGACTTGCATGGGGGCGAAATCTCGCTCACCAGTCAAGAAAAGGTAGGCACAACCTTTACTGTGCGACTTCCAATTAACCAAAGGGTAGAGCAAGATGGCTAA
- a CDS encoding DUF6745 domain-containing protein, with amino-acid sequence MSQKVGIMWPIETLTPVQDAQIEEFFQRWLAVTCNTTPIEAQQVTQTIQRSYALMGKQQPEILCFSGPLEAQAYLQERRIDQLLNQWGVPLLTLPLARQLSHQIRSQLRVELLLEMSERLKVAELATLSHNLNLITWTPLAELFAWNTQNVEEDTVPWGEWSPSLWDQLWQQQQTEWRQVIQSQPGGDLLVQVGETLWQWGEPVGQALEDALIHPLRQQPEVQAWEQGMQQMLTTMGLVGIGWQALTQTSEVLHPALLDYCIEVLDCDHDLEAWTQLRSLSTHCGLILPFEQTCVVFDRPLKCHADPEGRFHYEGGEALQFADGYRSYQFHGVQIPERYGTVHPHIWKADWLIHEQNAELRRVLIQGIGYDRLCQELQAEALNTWREYTLLRIAPAIDVEPIYLLKMTCPSTGYIHATRVPPSIQSAREAIRWVNWDTDPEEFAQES; translated from the coding sequence ATGAGCCAGAAGGTTGGCATTATGTGGCCGATTGAGACCTTAACGCCAGTTCAAGATGCGCAAATTGAGGAGTTCTTCCAGCGTTGGCTAGCAGTTACTTGCAATACAACCCCTATTGAAGCCCAACAAGTAACGCAAACCATCCAGCGAAGTTACGCTCTGATGGGGAAGCAACAACCTGAAATTCTATGTTTTTCAGGTCCTTTAGAGGCCCAAGCTTACCTACAAGAGCGCCGGATCGATCAACTGCTCAACCAGTGGGGGGTACCTTTGTTGACCCTGCCTTTAGCCCGGCAGCTTAGTCATCAAATTCGGTCTCAGCTCAGGGTGGAATTGCTGTTAGAGATGAGTGAGCGATTAAAGGTTGCCGAATTAGCGACCCTATCTCACAATTTGAACCTGATTACTTGGACTCCCTTGGCCGAGCTGTTTGCTTGGAACACTCAGAATGTAGAAGAAGACACTGTCCCTTGGGGAGAGTGGTCACCCAGTCTTTGGGACCAGCTGTGGCAACAGCAACAAACGGAATGGCGGCAGGTGATTCAAAGCCAGCCTGGAGGAGACTTGTTGGTACAGGTGGGAGAAACCCTGTGGCAATGGGGAGAGCCTGTGGGGCAAGCCTTAGAAGATGCCTTGATCCACCCGCTTCGTCAACAGCCAGAGGTGCAGGCCTGGGAACAGGGGATGCAACAAATGCTGACAACTATGGGGCTAGTGGGTATTGGCTGGCAAGCCTTGACCCAAACCTCTGAAGTCTTACATCCTGCTCTTTTAGACTATTGCATTGAGGTCTTAGACTGCGATCATGATCTAGAAGCGTGGACCCAGTTGCGATCCCTATCGACCCATTGCGGTTTAATCCTTCCCTTTGAGCAAACTTGTGTGGTGTTTGATCGGCCCTTAAAGTGCCATGCAGACCCAGAAGGACGCTTTCACTACGAAGGAGGGGAAGCCCTCCAGTTTGCAGATGGCTATCGCAGCTATCAATTTCATGGGGTTCAAATTCCTGAGCGATACGGAACTGTCCATCCCCATATCTGGAAGGCAGATTGGCTAATCCATGAACAGAATGCCGAACTGCGGCGGGTGTTGATTCAGGGCATTGGCTATGACCGCCTGTGTCAGGAACTGCAGGCCGAAGCCCTCAATACGTGGCGAGAATATACCCTGTTGCGCATTGCCCCCGCGATTGATGTGGAACCGATTTATTTATTGAAAATGACCTGCCCCAGTACCGGCTATATTCACGCCACTCGGGTACCCCCTAGTATTCAGTCGGCCCGAGAAGCCATTCGCTGGGTGAATTGGGATACGGATCCAGAAGAGTTTGCCCAAGAATCCTAG
- a CDS encoding NACHT domain-containing NTPase, with translation MAKRSLNASERGQVIAKQAFQRTGWTQAYLAEQVGLETRQSVWKFFTGRPIERHIFIDLCFQLDLEWQEIAILPQFPIPNATVSEEQTDLEADTWVQKVRSQLRGQIQAQCGALQSSLDITQPVQLNQVYTGVNFLSNLSHQQWLEVSDLQQRQSSSNEEEVPLYGSTLTSIDILQNQDKVVILGKPGAGKTTFLRHMALECNEGRYKPECIPVFLSLRTFATQTQDATDSSLLTYLHQLWQRCGLDIKQVKGLLDRGRVLLLLDGLDEVPASLNQSILTQIQQFSEEYYQNQILITCRIEAQHYHFQGFNYIELADFQKSQVEVFARRYFVATARNSKTGGLTQAAQFLEQLRQPENQALQNLTASPLLLGLICSIFQQRMAFPTKRAKLYQAGLEILLERWDQARGIKREADEFSLSKPETITLLCQIAATTFAEGNYYFEQRQVLNLIADYLQSIAPEPQDFETLWSRSAAILKSIELQSGLLVQRAKEVYSFSHLTFQEYLTARKIIATPETIDESLSQLATQITDSRWREVILLTASLLPNANTFVQQLLATVNDIPSSQPEVQNFLGAVQTKVSTLQATDQPLPITAFYISLILRDDPGLANCIAPNFTQNLPTDLAIDYALFLTVRAMQRQGTQDLPAFTFLPTFLAIDESICADPQLWQSLQDLKDQLPEESADAETLQAWYQQQGQQWQAALQAVMVKYRGFQPQWFSDLNTQGKLKDYFGMLQTLVECLYGDCYVSPLVRAELEAQLFGFNKVLTA, from the coding sequence ATGGCAAAGCGATCGCTCAATGCCTCGGAACGGGGTCAAGTTATAGCAAAACAAGCGTTTCAGCGAACAGGCTGGACTCAAGCCTATTTGGCTGAGCAAGTTGGCTTGGAAACCCGACAGTCTGTCTGGAAGTTTTTCACTGGCCGCCCGATTGAACGGCATATCTTTATTGATCTGTGCTTTCAGCTCGATTTGGAGTGGCAAGAAATCGCGATTTTGCCTCAGTTCCCGATTCCCAATGCGACGGTCTCGGAAGAACAGACGGATTTAGAAGCGGATACCTGGGTACAGAAAGTGCGATCGCAACTGCGAGGCCAAATCCAAGCCCAGTGTGGTGCATTACAATCCTCTCTGGATATCACCCAGCCCGTCCAACTGAACCAAGTCTATACGGGGGTCAACTTCCTTTCTAATCTCAGCCATCAACAATGGCTAGAAGTGTCTGACCTCCAGCAACGGCAATCCTCCAGTAATGAAGAAGAGGTTCCCCTTTACGGCTCTACCCTGACTAGCATCGATATCCTGCAAAACCAGGACAAGGTAGTGATTCTAGGTAAACCAGGGGCTGGAAAAACCACATTTCTGCGCCATATGGCTTTGGAATGTAATGAAGGTCGCTATAAACCTGAATGTATTCCTGTTTTTCTGTCTTTGCGAACCTTTGCGACCCAAACGCAAGATGCCACAGATAGCAGTTTATTGACTTATCTACACCAACTCTGGCAGCGGTGTGGTCTAGATATTAAGCAAGTCAAGGGCTTATTAGACCGAGGACGAGTGCTTTTACTCTTGGATGGCTTGGATGAAGTCCCGGCTTCCCTCAACCAAAGTATCTTGACCCAAATCCAGCAGTTTTCGGAAGAGTATTACCAAAATCAAATCTTAATTACCTGCCGGATCGAGGCTCAGCATTACCATTTTCAAGGCTTTAACTATATTGAATTGGCAGACTTTCAAAAAAGTCAGGTGGAAGTGTTTGCCCGTCGCTATTTTGTGGCCACAGCCCGCAACTCCAAAACCGGAGGATTAACCCAGGCCGCCCAATTTCTAGAGCAGCTGCGCCAGCCCGAAAATCAGGCCCTCCAGAATTTAACGGCTTCACCGCTGCTGTTGGGGTTGATTTGTTCCATCTTTCAACAGCGCATGGCTTTTCCGACCAAGCGCGCCAAACTCTATCAGGCCGGTTTAGAAATCCTCCTCGAACGATGGGATCAAGCTCGGGGCATTAAGCGGGAAGCGGATGAATTTTCCCTATCCAAACCTGAAACGATTACATTACTCTGTCAGATTGCCGCCACGACGTTTGCCGAGGGTAATTATTACTTTGAGCAACGCCAAGTCCTCAACCTGATTGCCGACTATCTCCAATCCATTGCCCCAGAGCCCCAAGATTTTGAGACCCTTTGGTCTCGCAGTGCAGCCATTCTCAAGAGTATTGAGCTGCAGTCGGGCCTTTTAGTTCAGCGGGCCAAGGAAGTTTATTCCTTTTCTCATCTCACCTTTCAGGAATATTTAACGGCTCGGAAAATTATTGCCACTCCTGAAACAATCGATGAATCTCTGAGTCAGCTCGCGACTCAGATCACCGATTCTCGGTGGCGAGAAGTGATTTTACTGACGGCGAGCTTGCTGCCGAATGCCAACACGTTTGTCCAGCAGTTGCTAGCAACTGTCAATGACATACCCAGTTCTCAGCCTGAAGTACAAAACTTTTTGGGGGCTGTGCAAACGAAAGTCAGTACACTGCAGGCAACAGATCAACCCTTACCGATTACGGCCTTTTATATCAGCCTTATCCTGCGAGATGATCCAGGTTTGGCTAATTGTATCGCCCCGAACTTCACCCAAAATTTACCGACTGATCTAGCCATTGACTATGCCTTGTTCTTAACGGTTAGGGCTATGCAGCGTCAAGGAACACAGGATCTACCCGCGTTTACCTTTCTGCCCACTTTCTTAGCGATTGATGAAAGTATTTGTGCTGATCCACAACTATGGCAATCGCTGCAAGATCTGAAAGACCAGCTACCGGAAGAATCAGCGGATGCAGAAACCTTACAGGCTTGGTACCAACAGCAGGGACAGCAATGGCAAGCAGCCCTGCAGGCTGTGATGGTGAAATATCGTGGGTTCCAACCTCAATGGTTTAGTGACCTAAATACCCAAGGAAAACTCAAAGACTATTTTGGGATGTTACAAACCCTAGTGGAGTGTTTGTATGGGGACTGCTATGTTTCTCCTCTAGTGCGTGCAGAACTAGAAGCTCAGCTTTTTGGTTTTAATAAAGTGTTGACCGCTTAA
- a CDS encoding YgcG family protein — MNLKRQGHHYRPLWTVVLAVGISLWLFLGSLSPSRAIPVSDVSDPRQDNNWVMDQANILRWDSEQQLKQMIDGLVAKRGTELIVVTVPDIKPLASSSEFADELLNHWEIDEQAKSDCILLLVSEEEPHAAIKTGKDVKTLDLSLRTIDKILTTQIYPALEQGSFEAGIVNGAQAVIEVLEQEDPSEIYSLPADVPIIGVILMMFVVALGFFISTLVLWSLTFAALVLIPAVVLMSIVRKSQVLRVAPVGCTTLSNQGSRLWWIRTSLLHWLRTGKVAVGGEETLPIYKGIHFTRPIIQSWWIFFGSYSSVGVVFSHQTAVRHVHGLVMGFLVIWLGYELWWWAKHDDHGGSETISLFRGLFRSNVVAIILVLILASILNIFIYRTALTPYLITAFGGAWAGTLLLMRSLTRYTEVHCQSCNGLMQCLEPKTIESYLKPAEKAAKTLKSTCHVGWECPTCRPAHTETDVSIHLFREVVKSDKFGYCSECDAYTVRNRKARVVQPAQWFVDGEKLIVGRCVYCDQSSEVYVSIPCYLHRLIKP; from the coding sequence GTGAATTTAAAAAGACAAGGACATCACTATCGTCCCTTATGGACAGTTGTTTTAGCTGTAGGGATAAGCTTGTGGCTATTCCTCGGCTCCCTCTCCCCGAGCCGAGCCATTCCAGTATCTGACGTGTCTGATCCGCGTCAAGATAATAATTGGGTCATGGATCAGGCGAATATCCTCCGATGGGATAGTGAGCAACAACTGAAGCAGATGATCGATGGGTTAGTCGCTAAGCGTGGAACCGAATTGATAGTGGTAACGGTGCCGGATATAAAGCCGTTAGCTTCATCCAGCGAGTTCGCTGATGAACTGCTGAATCATTGGGAAATAGATGAGCAAGCGAAGAGTGATTGTATATTGTTGTTGGTCTCTGAAGAGGAACCCCATGCAGCCATTAAAACAGGAAAGGATGTAAAAACCCTAGATCTTTCCCTGAGGACAATCGATAAAATTCTGACCACCCAAATCTATCCTGCTTTGGAACAAGGATCCTTTGAGGCAGGTATCGTTAATGGTGCTCAAGCAGTAATCGAGGTGCTTGAACAGGAGGACCCATCAGAGATCTACTCGCTGCCAGCCGATGTTCCGATCATTGGTGTCATCCTGATGATGTTTGTCGTGGCTCTCGGTTTCTTTATCTCTACCTTGGTTTTGTGGAGTCTCACCTTCGCGGCATTGGTTCTGATTCCAGCGGTTGTGCTGATGAGTATTGTTCGTAAAAGCCAAGTGCTTCGGGTTGCTCCAGTGGGGTGTACAACCTTGTCCAACCAGGGCAGTCGATTATGGTGGATACGGACGTCCCTACTGCATTGGTTGCGGACAGGCAAGGTAGCGGTCGGGGGAGAAGAAACTCTCCCTATCTATAAAGGAATTCATTTTACTCGCCCAATCATTCAAAGCTGGTGGATTTTCTTTGGCTCCTATTCATCTGTAGGGGTGGTGTTCTCCCATCAGACGGCAGTACGCCATGTCCATGGATTGGTCATGGGTTTTCTGGTCATTTGGTTGGGGTATGAACTGTGGTGGTGGGCTAAACATGACGATCACGGTGGCAGCGAAACCATATCGCTATTTCGTGGACTTTTTCGCAGTAATGTAGTCGCCATTATTTTAGTCTTGATATTGGCTAGCATCCTGAATATTTTTATTTATAGGACCGCATTAACCCCTTACCTCATCACTGCTTTCGGTGGTGCTTGGGCGGGAACGTTACTGCTGATGCGATCCCTCACCCGTTACACCGAAGTACACTGTCAATCCTGTAATGGCCTGATGCAATGCCTGGAACCTAAAACTATAGAGAGCTATTTAAAACCAGCTGAAAAAGCAGCAAAAACCCTTAAAAGTACCTGCCATGTGGGTTGGGAATGTCCAACTTGTCGCCCTGCTCATACAGAAACCGATGTCAGTATTCATCTATTTCGTGAAGTTGTGAAATCCGATAAGTTTGGATATTGCAGTGAGTGTGATGCCTATACGGTTCGAAATCGTAAAGCTCGGGTGGTTCAACCTGCACAATGGTTTGTAGATGGCGAAAAGCTGATCGTCGGTCGATGCGTTTATTGTGACCAGTCTTCTGAAGTTTATGTAAGCATACCCTGCTACTTACACCGACTCATAAAACCGTAG